CTTTTGGTTTAAACCCAACGTCTAAAAAACGTGGATATCATACAAATTTCCGATATTCCTACCATTATTTTCCCATTATTAGGGTTGGTTCTAGTGTGCGCTTGGCGTGGAAATGCATTGTCCGACTGTAAGTGAAGGCATCATAAGGTAAATGTCAGGAATGTGGTTTGGTGGTTGAAATATcctgaaagaggaaagaagaggactTATCCTTATGAATGGATATATCGACCTACGTTTACCGTAATTTTAACTTCTGCTCCGTCCTCTTTGATTGCTCAGTTTTGGAAAGCTGGCTACGGAAGCTAACAGTCTGTGACAGCTCAGCTAGTCTTTaggctagctagctaacgttgGCTAACTAACAACAGCTATTGAACATAAACACTAACAGCACAGACTGAGGCAGCTCGccttttgttttggtttttgtttggtttgttattCGCAAGTAGTCAATATTGTCTTCAGAAAAGCGTTTTTCAGTGACAGCTAGcttatattaatgttaatgtcatGTAAAATTAGAAATGCTTGTAAAGTTAGTCAAGGTTTTAGGATAatttagctaacgttaacagCTACATTTATAAGTTACAATGTAGTGTCCTCGGCACATAAAGAAAGCCAGATGACAGtcaacatttaacaaaacagaCTTAATGCTAAACTCTGTAGCAGTTTCTCAGTAGCACTGATAGACCGACTAATGTTACCCCGAATGGCTACGTGCAGTTTGTACCGTATGTCTAGAGCTTATGTTTTATATCAATGCATAGAAAAACACTGATGCTACAGCATTAGTAACAACCTAGTTTTAATTGCTCTCTGGTTTTAGTTCAGTGTTTAAAAGACCTTCCAACTAATTTTTGATTGATAGCAATGGTTCCAGTCCTGCTTTGTACATAGATGGTGGGACTGcccttttgtttacatttggataacaaATTGAAGTTTGCGTTGCTTACTGCAGGCTGCAGGTGTATAGCTACTTCATTTGAAGTGTGAATAACTGGTGAACTTTGACATATTTCAATGAAGTGATGCTAATTATGGAATTCTGCAGAATTGAAAAATGCATACcagcatttttttatttgttttttgtttttgaaggtttttaattttttttagcGGTGTACCAGTTATGTACCTGTGCTGATTGCTGTAGACTTGTGGTGAAGGTGTGTAACATGTGGGATCATACTGACCTTTAAGTTCTGGCATCCTGCAGGTTTTGTTCAATCCTGCCAGTTAATGAGCCACtcttggtttgtgtgtgtgatgtggagTAACTGTCAGTGAGTCACAAAACCTGCAGGGTACAAGCTATTAGGGAGTGGAGGGAGTATTCAGATTAAAGTGTGCTAACACGCTTCCTTACTAGCAGCAGTACATTGCTACCTTTTGATGATGGGTAGCTGTGGCAACTGTAGATATGCAGTGTCACCATGAGTCACATTAATGCTAGGTGTGGTTGCTCAGTAAGACAGTATTCCATTGATAGCATTATATGATGTTCCCATAAATAAGCTTTAAAAGCTGCACTCCCAAATTTATAAGTATAGTATTTACACTCAGACTCCCTAAGCTTTTGTCTTCTGAAAGTGTTCCTGTAAGTGCTCAAAGTACACAAGGAGCTGTtgattaacatttgtttttaactaAACGAGActtgtatattaatatattttaggAATCGCACTTTACATTCAGCTAAAAAATATAGTTGACACAAATTCCTCCCTGCTGTGTTGCTGTTCTCactctcactgtgtgtgtttgtctctgcctAACCTACAGGTCATGCATGCAGCCGGGCCGCTAGCCTGCGCTTTGTACACCGCAGCCATTGAGGCAGTGTGCATCCAGTAGGTGGAGGCTCTTCCTCCCTCTAGCCTCCGTTTCTCCCCACTGCCCCCATCAGCCCCAGAGTTCCCTATGTTAACCCTCTTGAGCATGTTTTACTATATCTGTCTGCGGCGACGCTCCAGGAGTGGGACTCGTGGCGAGGCGCTGACCAGTCGGCGAGCTGTGGAATCCGGCCAGCGGGCGGTGTTGCCGGTCAGTGTGGAAGTGGAGCAGTATGCCAAGGAGGTTTTGGACTTCAGCTCCCACTATGGCAGTGAGAATAGCATGTCCTACACCATGTGGAACCTGGCTGGGGTACCCAACGTCTACCCCAGCTCCGGGGACTTCAcccagacagctgttttcagggcTTATGGGACGTGGTGGGAACAATGTGCCAGTGCTCCGCCACCTTTCCGCCGCACCCCCAAAGGCTTCTACAGCCAGGATTATATTGAGCTGGGCTTCGAGGAGCCTGTCTACCCTACAGCAGTTGAGGTGCTTGAAACTTATTACCCTGGAGCCATCGTCCAGATCTTGGCCTGCTCACACAACCCTTTCTCCCAGAACCCACCAACTGATGTCAGGTAAAGGCAATCATCTGTCCTGGAAAACCATCATCAGACATTCTCACTGCTTAACTTGAAGGTTTAGTCAATTAAGACCATCAAGAAAACCATGCAGTAAGTAAGCACGGTTTTAGATGAGAAGCCAGGCCTGGTACCCTGGTGGCATTAGAGGAATTATCTGAATCACTCGCTGTTTATTACTTGCATTATGCTCTTACAAACTGATGTAAGAATTGTTTCTGCTATGTAATAATGAAACTAATAGGGGCAAATGTAAGCCTCAAGTGTCTGTAATTATAGTCTAAAGAGAAAACCGTACGTGTGGTAGAACCTGTATTTGTAATGGACCACAAATTGACTTTTAAAAGTAAGAAGTTCAGCTGGTATTTCTAGAGGGACTCGTTCTACAAGTAAACCTCTAAAGAAAAACATAACTCCTGGCTAAGGGATCAGTACAGGTGGTGCAAATACAGATCAAAGAGAGAAATCAACATTGAATAAAAGACAAGACAGCGTGCTGTTATGTATCAACTCAGTCTAATGTGCCAGTGATTCAAAACTTTACAAGTTCACTTGACatggcaaaatgtttttttttaaatttaaacatagGGTTGCCACTGCAGTTGTAAAAGTGGTATTTGATTGCTAAACTGACTGATATGAATGTGTCCTCTAATGACCTTGTGCTGTGGGAAAAACACCAGGAATGTGTACAGAAGGTAGTTACTTCTGTGGAACCAACCAGATCAACTCTTTATTGGCTGAAGAACCGCAGTACAGAAGTAACAGGGTTAACTTTTAATATTCTGGCAGAGTAGCTCTCTGTCACAAGCCTTTATTAAGGCACACTTTATGCACAATACAATCTTGCACAACGCTGAAATCACATTGTGCAGGTTACTGTCTCTTGTTGAAAGTAGCTATTATTATTAACTGAGTCACAATTTATTGTAAATAATGGGATCTGGACATAGcagttttttcaaaaaaaaaattaagtgcTGGACATGTATTGAGCACATTTTCAGTAAACAAATCTCTTTCTGTGATACATACAGTGAGTAAGTATGTGACACCTATTTCACGCTGCCACTTTGGTCATGTCTCCTTTGTAAAAGAGATGATGTATCTTAAGAGACTTCTTTGTTAATTGAAGGTTAAATACAACGAAAACAGTATGCAATAATGACTGTTTGACAATCATGCTCACGTCACTCTCCCAACCATAAGCATGCTCACTATGCTCTTTAGTGATTTAGTATATGGTACTCTTCTgtataaattaaaagaaaataataaacaaacccatacttttaaaatattgcttCTCTTAAACCTGTGTGTCCAGCCCTATGGCCACCCTTAAAGGAGGCACTTGGTAGGAAAATAAGGTCATGTTACATAAAAAAAGCCTTTTCAAATGTGATTGACTGGCCTGGTGAAACTGTGAGTACATCGCCAGATCGCCTCACAGCTattgtaatgttttaaatgtgtccCTACAATAAAGATGTTTATCTACTAACAGTACCACAAAAAAAATTTGATTTACCAcctgtattaaaatgaacatccTGAGACTTTCACCAGTTGcacaaaatgttaacatttgacaATCCTTTGTAAAGAGCAGTGTGGACAACAGGAATGAGCTAGTTCATTGCTGCCCGTGAGTCGCCCTTCATGAGTCATTGCTGGTTTTTTATCAAACTAGCAATCTTTGAAGTTGTGAACAAGGCACAGTGCTGTTCAACACTAAGACTTCTTTTTATAGAAATCATTGTGCCATGGGAAGTGTCTGTACATGAGgcatacaaaacatgaaacactgagACAGCAGCTGAAGATGAAAAGTGAGAGACAAAAGTCATGGTATGTAATCTTGATGGATTATGACTGTGGTGAGGTGTTATAAGATATATAAAACACTGTGGTGCCCCTGTTGAGTCATAAATGACTGTAGGTTCAATGGATACTGTGTGCAATAATACAAGTAGACTGGAACACACAAAGCAAGTGCTATGAGCCATATTTTCAGGAAAGAAAATCTGAGATGGAAGGTGCTCACTTGCTTTCACTCAACCTTCACCCCTTTGAATTAAAGCCAACTGTCTACGTAGACTCTAGTTGGCCAGCTTTTAAGGAATGTTGTTGTGGCTGTACAGTACAACATTCCATACACTTTCTTTTGTCCAGGTGGGAGGTGCTGTGGTCAGGGGAGCCTACCAAGGTGCTGACACCCCAGGCACGCCAGTTTTCACCCAACATCAAGCACATCAACTTCCCCACTAACCTACTGCGTCTGGAGGTCAACAGCTCTCTGCTGGACTACTACACTGAGCTGGATGCTGTTATCCTGCGCGGGGTAAAAGAGAGGCCCATGCTGGCGCTCTATAAGATGCCCATCATCGACATTAGTGACCTGAGTGACAGCGAGGAGGAGCTCTCTGATGTGGGAGGTCCATTCAGACAAGGAGATGGCAAGCATCAGAGGACAGGAAACGGCTACTTTGACAAACTGCCCTATGAGGTGATTACAGACCAGGATGATGTGTACTGTAAATCACTCAGGGCTGGGGaaaggaaaacatttatttttgctattAAGAAGTGATTCTATAAATCCAGACGGGAACATTTTTGACTGCTGCTGAACATCAGATTTAATGAGTCTCTTTAGtataaaaatatgtgttaaaggaatagtacaacatttgagaaaatatgattatttgctttcttacagAGAGTAAGCTAAGAAGTTTAATAACGTTCTCATGTCTGTGCGccaaatatgaagctacagccttGAGGCTGtcatcactgtgaggttgcTAGGCAACAAACGCGTTATACAGTGAAGTGTTAATTAGTgtgctttagaggtgctggtagtttttttttttttagccttttgaccaaggctagctgtttaccCCTGCTCTTaatctttgtgctaagctaactgccCCCtcgctccagcttcatattgaaCAGACAGCGTGATCAGTATCAATCTACTCATCTACCACAtggcaagaaagaaaaaaagcattttacccaaaatgtcaaactactcttTACAGGGTCACTTCAtcaaaaaaatcatcatcatatctTCTCAATTGTCCCAGAAAGTATGTAGCCATACGTAGAGTGTTTGGGTTTTATGTGTCAAGGTTTTGAGatgtctgtctctgagatttctgccaaCACCAACACCATAGATgtgaatggaattttgtttgttttgttcacagcactgaaactgtAATTCAAAAAATCTTGTCAGAAAATACGTCCCCTTTACTCAGGACAGTCCTCAGATCTCACTGGCAACTGTCACTCTTTACTCAAAATTTAAACTACTGTTAGaagtgggaaaaaaatcaatattcaaTCTCAAATTATCTGCTTTTTGTAACTCACATTTTTCATCAaactctttgtaaaaaaaaagcaaataagcccattttaaaaaattctatTCCTTTAAGGTTTCACTCCAGTGATCATTTTGTTGCATTGTCACAAGTATGGTGGTACTAACCTACTGTTCTACTGGGACCCTTAGAAATGGTGGGTGTAATTAAGCCAGTGCCAGAAAAGCTCAAAACAGATGTTTGTCTACTTTTTGGATTTCAGAATAAAAAGGAGCAACATCAACTTAAGTAACGTTATTTATAGATGTATCTGTCTGTAAACTACATAACCTTCCATTCTGAAGTTATTTGAAATGCATTGTCATACAGTGACCAGCACGATGGTATagtggttagcactgtcacCCAGCACGTGAGATCTGTTATCTGTTATTTTAGCTGTTAAAGCTTTGATGATCTTCTGTTGTTTTAGGCCATGTACTGCACATTTAATTAGCCTGATAATGAGAAGTGGAAACAGACAAGTCTTGCCTCTGTTTGTCCACTAATCCCCTAAAAATAattgatataataatatttgaCACCATTATCAAGATTCTCTGAATTGTTGAATTCACTGCAGGTTATGATCACACCAATACAGTGTAAAATACTGGAATATCAAATCAAAGTGTACAATCATTGGCCCTAAAACCCTTACGCAGTGCTGTATTTAATAGtattaaacacaaatacatgaaCATTGTGGCTTGGACCCATTCTGACGCTGTATCTTGCGTGCACTCATGGACACGGAGTCATTTTCATCTCGTACAGACGTATCATGTTGTCTTAGCAGAGCTTCAAAACACAGGCAGTGCTCTTGATATTCCTTCTCTTATCTCCTCTCCAAACCGCTGCCATTAACAGCAGTCCTCACAACTGcggtgtgtttgtttcagaaaCACAATATAGCTATTATCTGTCAGCTGATACCCGCTTGAACGCCGTGTATTGTTAATtcactgcaacacaaacacactcacacaagcacAGTCATTCTTTCTCTTTGAGAAGCATAGGAACACAGCGTAGAACAAGCCGGCTCACCTCCGCACTGATCCTGCTATCATTGCTTTGTGTCCCAGATAACCACTATTTAGATCTGCCTGACAGAGGGGACGCAATTAACATTCTCTACTCTACCCTGTTATTCTCTGTTCTCTGCTAGGTTCTACTATAGTCTTTAATTGTCTATTTCATACTGTGCTCTGCTACCATCTAACCTGTTTGATGtttgtctctcctctttctttttgttgcttttaccctttccctttttcttctcttctcctcccctcaTCTTCCATCCATAGCTCATCCAGCTGATACTGAGCCACCTGACCCTGCCAGACCTCTGCCGTCTGGCCCAGAGCTGCAAGCTGCTGCACCAGCACTGCTGCGACCCGCTGCAGTACACCCAGCTGAGTCTGCAGCCATACTGGGCCCGGCTGAGTGACGCCTCCTTGGGACACCTGCAGAGTCGCTGCACCCTCCTCCAGAGGCTCAACCTGTCCTGGACCGGCAACCGTGGAGCTCTCACCCTGACCGGCTTCAGCAGGTCAGACTGTCAGCACGCCACAAGTGCTAGAAAAAGGGGAAATGACCTTGGAAAACTAGCAAGTACTCACAAGCACAAACATTTGCTTAGAGTGAGGGGATGTGAGTCATCGTTTATTTCTTTACCTCTATTAGcctgaaatctgaaaaaaaaaaaactgacttgaaCTAACCCTGAATGCACTGTGTGCAAAATGACAACAGAAGACAATGAACTAGGGGGTTGCTAATGTGGGATGAATgtatttccttgttttctttctctcctttcactcctgtctctctacctctctcctcctcagcttCATGAAGACCTGTGGTCTCAGCCTGGTCTGCCTGGAGCTGTCTTGCTGCCACTTCCTGACTGAAGCCTG
This sequence is a window from Thunnus thynnus chromosome 10, fThuThy2.1, whole genome shotgun sequence. Protein-coding genes within it:
- the fbxl4 gene encoding F-box/LRR-repeat protein 4 isoform X2; translated protein: MNGYIDLRLPSGTRGEALTSRRAVESGQRAVLPVSVEVEQYAKEVLDFSSHYGSENSMSYTMWNLAGVPNVYPSSGDFTQTAVFRAYGTWWEQCASAPPPFRRTPKGFYSQDYIELGFEEPVYPTAVEVLETYYPGAIVQILACSHNPFSQNPPTDVRWEVLWSGEPTKVLTPQARQFSPNIKHINFPTNLLRLEVNSSLLDYYTELDAVILRGVKERPMLALYKMPIIDISDLSDSEEELSDVGGPFRQGDGKHQRTGNGYFDKLPYELIQLILSHLTLPDLCRLAQSCKLLHQHCCDPLQYTQLSLQPYWARLSDASLGHLQSRCTLLQRLNLSWTGNRGALTLTGFSSFMKTCGLSLVCLELSCCHFLTEACLEVISQTCPGLQELNLSSCDRLNPQAFTHISKLTRLRRLVLYRTKIEQTAILSILTFCIELRHLNLGSCVRIEDYDVVASMLAARCRSLCSLDLWRCRNLTDRGLAELVSGCRMLEELDLGWCPTLQSSAGCFQHLARSLPRLRKLFLTANRTVCDSDVEELATSCPSLQHLDILGTRLVSAASLKKLLQSCPRLLLLDVSFCSQIDMRVVQELSGLFPNVAIKKSFTH
- the fbxl4 gene encoding F-box/LRR-repeat protein 4 isoform X1 → MLTLLSMFYYICLRRRSRSGTRGEALTSRRAVESGQRAVLPVSVEVEQYAKEVLDFSSHYGSENSMSYTMWNLAGVPNVYPSSGDFTQTAVFRAYGTWWEQCASAPPPFRRTPKGFYSQDYIELGFEEPVYPTAVEVLETYYPGAIVQILACSHNPFSQNPPTDVRWEVLWSGEPTKVLTPQARQFSPNIKHINFPTNLLRLEVNSSLLDYYTELDAVILRGVKERPMLALYKMPIIDISDLSDSEEELSDVGGPFRQGDGKHQRTGNGYFDKLPYELIQLILSHLTLPDLCRLAQSCKLLHQHCCDPLQYTQLSLQPYWARLSDASLGHLQSRCTLLQRLNLSWTGNRGALTLTGFSSFMKTCGLSLVCLELSCCHFLTEACLEVISQTCPGLQELNLSSCDRLNPQAFTHISKLTRLRRLVLYRTKIEQTAILSILTFCIELRHLNLGSCVRIEDYDVVASMLAARCRSLCSLDLWRCRNLTDRGLAELVSGCRMLEELDLGWCPTLQSSAGCFQHLARSLPRLRKLFLTANRTVCDSDVEELATSCPSLQHLDILGTRLVSAASLKKLLQSCPRLLLLDVSFCSQIDMRVVQELSGLFPNVAIKKSFTH